One window of Streptomyces sp. SUK 48 genomic DNA carries:
- a CDS encoding MarR family winged helix-turn-helix transcriptional regulator, translated as MDMETSGGHPARPHGGTADGVPPAAGDGHTATAGRAAGGAATDGLPPFSGDLAAFAVQLRRMHGEVGRVIQQYAARQNLHVTDVQALAAILDAPEPMTPTGLRAVLGLTSGAVTACVDRLERAGQVRRVREDTDRRVVHLHYAADARAAARTHFRPLADALVRSGADFDEHELTVVLRFLTALNDSLAEVPGLPAGR; from the coding sequence GTGGACATGGAGACGAGCGGAGGGCACCCGGCGCGACCGCACGGTGGGACCGCCGACGGCGTTCCCCCTGCCGCCGGTGACGGGCACACCGCGACCGCGGGCCGCGCCGCCGGGGGCGCGGCCACCGACGGCCTCCCGCCGTTCTCGGGCGACCTGGCGGCCTTCGCGGTGCAGCTGCGCCGCATGCACGGCGAGGTCGGCCGGGTCATCCAGCAGTACGCGGCCCGACAGAACCTGCATGTCACCGACGTCCAGGCGCTGGCCGCCATCCTCGACGCGCCCGAGCCGATGACGCCCACCGGGCTGCGCGCCGTGCTGGGCCTCACCTCCGGTGCGGTCACCGCCTGCGTCGACCGGCTCGAACGCGCCGGTCAGGTCCGCCGGGTGCGCGAGGACACCGATCGCCGCGTGGTGCACCTCCATTACGCCGCCGATGCCCGTGCCGCCGCCCGCACCCACTTCCGTCCGCTCGCCGACGCCTTGGTCCGCTCCGGTGCGGACTTCGACGAGCACGAGCTGACCGTGGTCCTGCGCTTCCTGACCGCCCTGAACGACTCCCTCGCCGAGGTCCCCGGGCTGCCCGCCGGCCGCTGA
- a CDS encoding phospholipase D-like domain-containing protein, translated as MLDRVPAPPVRETAFDAAARKQRLRRRLERLIGVAATEGNELVPLRNGDAIFPAMLGAIREARHTIDMMTFVYWRGQVAHDFAYALAERARAGVRVRLLLDGFGAKKIERTLLDLMSAAGVQVAWFRRPVLLSPFKQNHRCHRKALVVDEQTAFTGGVGIAEEWCGDARDAAEWRDTHVRVRGPAVDGIAAAFAQNWAECHDELFDDRDRFTEQPQPGSAVVQVVRGSASIGWQDMQTLIRVMLTSAQERFRLATAYFAPDTYFIDLLCATARRGVRVEILLPGPHTDQRACQLAGQHHYARLLRAGVRIRQFQPTMMHAKIITVDSVASLIGSTNFNRRSMDHDEEVMLAVLDEEFTASLDRDYDADLKRSTEIDLGRWRRRAALQRAKEAAVTPLRRFL; from the coding sequence ATGCTCGACAGGGTACCGGCACCTCCCGTCCGCGAGACGGCGTTCGACGCGGCGGCGCGCAAGCAGCGCCTGCGCCGCCGGCTGGAGCGGCTGATCGGCGTGGCGGCCACCGAGGGCAACGAACTCGTGCCGCTGCGCAACGGTGACGCGATCTTCCCCGCGATGCTCGGGGCGATCCGCGAGGCCCGGCACACCATCGACATGATGACGTTCGTGTACTGGCGGGGGCAGGTCGCCCACGACTTCGCCTACGCCCTGGCGGAGCGCGCCCGCGCGGGGGTGCGGGTACGGCTGCTGCTCGACGGGTTCGGCGCCAAGAAGATAGAGCGCACGCTGCTGGACCTCATGAGCGCCGCGGGCGTGCAGGTGGCGTGGTTCCGCAGACCCGTGCTGCTGTCGCCGTTCAAGCAGAACCACCGCTGTCACCGCAAGGCCCTCGTCGTCGACGAGCAGACCGCCTTCACCGGCGGTGTCGGCATCGCGGAGGAGTGGTGCGGTGACGCCCGGGACGCCGCCGAGTGGCGCGACACCCATGTACGGGTGCGCGGCCCGGCCGTGGACGGCATCGCGGCGGCGTTCGCGCAGAACTGGGCGGAGTGCCATGACGAACTCTTCGACGACCGCGACCGCTTCACGGAGCAGCCACAGCCCGGCTCGGCGGTGGTGCAGGTCGTCCGGGGCTCCGCGAGCATCGGCTGGCAGGACATGCAGACCCTCATCCGCGTCATGCTCACCTCCGCTCAGGAGCGCTTCCGGCTGGCCACCGCCTACTTCGCCCCTGACACCTACTTCATCGACCTGCTGTGCGCGACCGCCCGGCGCGGTGTGCGGGTCGAGATCCTGCTGCCCGGCCCGCACACCGACCAGCGCGCCTGCCAGCTCGCCGGTCAGCATCATTACGCGCGTCTGCTGCGGGCCGGTGTGCGCATCCGCCAGTTCCAGCCGACCATGATGCACGCCAAGATCATCACCGTGGACTCGGTCGCGTCCCTCATCGGGTCCACCAATTTCAACCGCCGCTCGATGGACCACGACGAAGAGGTCATGCTCGCCGTCCTGGACGAGGAGTTCACCGCGTCGCTCGACCGCGACTACGACGCGGACCTGAAGCGCAGCACGGAGATCGACCTCGGCCGCTGGAGGCGCCGGGCGGCGCTGCAACGGGCCAAGGAGGCCGCGGTCACCCCGCTCCGCCGCTTCCTGTGA
- a CDS encoding DUF1254 domain-containing protein — translation MSEPSQSPAWRRIPEDVAGAAVTMARAAGHVALHPRSTIDRARHLPEIVPALGRAVKPILTGRTDDWRGEYAYTLGEQAFVYGFPYIYNAQLRYDWVTRPRNPATIPYAPVNHFWHAERLLDATYRDGGCPNNDTLYSTAWVHLGSEPVILSHPDMGDRYFTFELVGITSDNFDYVGQRTTGSGAGDFALVGPGWKGKLPAGVRRLKKAPSPWVLVLGRTLVDGPDDVPRVRELQERYRLTPLSLFGKKHAKVPEDRAVPRPVPAEEDPLGPWKTLNLMLAENPPPSHHQVLLQQFARIGIGPGLDVEAQPEAVRRSLVRAAAVGVPLLRQQILSGDWAELVHGWRYPPPEMGRFGDDFLKRAADQSLIGVAANDPAEAVYLLNFEDADGNKLDSAGRYELRFPAGALPPVDAFWSLTAYGEDMNLIPNPADRYSVGDRSAGLRYDADGGLTLHLRGDPPGRDAEANWLPTAAQGTWFVALRLYRPGAAVLDATWECPPLTRVA, via the coding sequence ATGTCCGAACCCTCACAGAGCCCTGCCTGGCGGCGCATCCCCGAGGACGTGGCCGGCGCGGCCGTCACGATGGCACGGGCCGCCGGGCACGTGGCCCTCCACCCGAGGTCCACGATCGACCGCGCACGCCACCTGCCGGAGATCGTGCCCGCGCTCGGCCGCGCGGTGAAACCGATCCTGACGGGCCGCACGGACGACTGGCGGGGCGAGTACGCCTACACGCTCGGCGAGCAGGCGTTCGTCTACGGGTTCCCGTACATCTACAACGCCCAGCTGAGATACGACTGGGTGACAAGGCCACGGAACCCGGCCACGATCCCGTACGCGCCCGTCAACCACTTCTGGCATGCCGAGCGCCTGCTGGACGCGACGTACCGCGACGGCGGCTGCCCCAACAACGACACCCTGTACTCGACGGCGTGGGTGCATCTCGGCAGTGAGCCGGTCATCCTGTCCCACCCGGACATGGGCGACCGGTACTTCACCTTCGAGCTGGTGGGGATCACCTCCGACAACTTCGACTACGTCGGTCAGCGCACCACCGGCTCCGGCGCGGGCGACTTCGCCCTCGTCGGCCCGGGCTGGAAGGGCAAACTCCCGGCCGGCGTACGCCGTTTGAAGAAGGCCCCCAGCCCCTGGGTCCTCGTGCTCGGGCGCACCCTGGTCGACGGCCCGGACGACGTGCCCCGCGTCCGGGAACTCCAGGAGCGGTACCGGCTCACCCCGCTCAGCCTGTTCGGCAAGAAGCACGCGAAGGTCCCCGAGGACCGTGCCGTGCCGAGGCCCGTCCCGGCGGAGGAGGATCCCCTGGGGCCCTGGAAGACCCTCAACCTGATGCTGGCCGAGAACCCGCCGCCGTCCCATCACCAGGTACTCCTCCAGCAGTTCGCCCGGATCGGCATCGGCCCCGGGCTCGACGTCGAGGCCCAGCCCGAGGCGGTCAGACGCAGCCTGGTCCGGGCCGCCGCCGTCGGCGTGCCCCTGCTCAGACAGCAGATCCTCAGCGGGGACTGGGCCGAACTCGTCCACGGCTGGCGCTACCCGCCGCCGGAGATGGGGCGGTTCGGCGACGACTTCCTCAAGCGGGCCGCCGACCAGTCGCTGATCGGTGTCGCCGCCAACGATCCCGCCGAGGCGGTCTACCTGCTCAACTTCGAGGACGCGGACGGGAACAAGCTGGATTCCGCGGGCCGGTACGAACTACGGTTCCCCGCAGGCGCGTTGCCCCCGGTCGACGCCTTCTGGTCGCTGACCGCCTACGGGGAGGACATGAACCTCATCCCCAACCCGGCCGACCGCTATTCGGTGGGCGACCGCAGCGCCGGACTGCGCTATGACGCGGACGGCGGCCTGACCCTTCACCTGCGCGGCGATCCGCCCGGGCGGGACGCGGAAGCCAACTGGCTGCCCACCGCGGCGCAGGGCACCTGGTTCGTGGCCCTGCGGCTGTACCGGCCCGGCGCGGCGGTGCTCGACGCGACCTGGGAATGCCCGCCGCTGACCCGGGTCGCCTGA